One Mycobacterium paraseoulense genomic window, CCCGCCATGCCAGCAGGCCGCCGGAGAACACCGAGCCGAAGGCGAGCAGGATCATCGGCCACGTCATCAGCCCGGGCGCCTCGTGGGGATGGGAGCCCGGCGCCCAACGCTTTTGACCGAAGAAGGTCATCAGCATCACGCGCGTCATGTAGAACGCGGTGACGCCCGCGCCCAGCAGCGCGGCCCCGCCCAGCACGTAGCCGCGGATGCCCCCCGCGCCCAGGGCGGCCTCGACGATGGCGTCCTTGGAGAAGAATCCCGCGAACGGCGGGACGCCGATGATCGCCAGGTATCCGAGGCCGAAGGTGGCGAAGGTGATCGGCAGCGCGGCGCGCAGGCCGCCGTAGCGGCGCATGTCCTGTTCCTCGTGCATCGCGTGGATCACCGCGCCGGAGCCCAGGAACAGCCCGGCCTTGAAGAAGCCGTGGGTGAGCAGGTGCATGATCGCGAACGCGTAGCCGGCCGGGCCGAGGCCGGCGGCGAGCACCATGTAGCCGATCTGGCTCATCGTCGACGCGGCCAGCGCGCGCTTGATGTCGTCCTTGGCACAGCCGATGAACGCCCCGAGCAGCAGCGTGACGGCGCCGACGGCGACCACGGCGGTTTGCGCGTCGGGCGCCAGGTTGTAGAGCGGATTGGACCGCACGATGAGGTATACGCCGGCGGTCACCATGGTGGCGGCGTGGATCAGCGCGGACACCGGGGTGGGGCCTTCCATCGCGTCGCCCAACCAGGCCTGCAGCGGGACCTGCGCGGACTTGGCGCAGGCGCCCAGCAGCAGCAACAGCCCCATGGCCGTCAGCGCGCCACGGCCCGCGGCGGGCGCACCGGCGAACACCCCTGCGTAGGACAGCGTGCCGAAGGTGCTGAACATCAAGAACATTCCCAGGGCGAGCCCCGCGTCCCCGACGCGGTTCATCACGAACGCCTTCTTCGCCGCCGTCGACGCCGTCGGCTTGTGGTACCAGAACCCGATCAGCAGGTAGGACGCCAGGCCGACGCCTTCCCAGCCGACGTAGAGCACCACGTAGTTGTCGGCGACCACCAGGAGCAGCATCGACGCCAGAAACAGGTTGAGGTAGCCGAAAAACCGTCGGCGGTCCGGGTCTTCGGCCATGTAGGCGACCGAATAGATGTGGATGAGGGACCCGACCCCGGTGATCAGCAGCACGAAACACACGGAGAGCTGGTCGATCTGCAGGCCGAGGTCCACCTGCAGCTGGCCCACCGGGATCCAGGTGAACAACCTCTGGTGGATGACGCGGTCTTCCGCGCCGCGTCCGAGCAGCTCGTTCAGCAGGCTCAGGCCCACGCCGAACGCCGCGAGCGCGGTGGCGCAACCCAGCCAGTGCCCCCACGGATCGGTGCGCCGCCCGCCGAACAGCAGGATCGCGGCGCCCACCAGCGGCAGCGCCACCAGCAGCCAGGTGTAGTGAGTCATGTTGGCCCCATATTGGCGATGTCAGCCTTTGAGTAGGTTCGCGTCGTCCACCGACGCCGATTTGCGAGCACGGAAAATGGTCATGATGATCGCCAGGCCGACGACGACCTCGCACGCGGCCACCACCATCGTGAAGAACGCGATCATCTGTCCGTCCAGGTGCCCGTGCATCCGCGCGAACGTGACGAAGGCCAGGTTGACGGCGTTCAGCATCAGCTCGACGCACATGAACATCACGATGGCGTTGCGCCGCAGCAGCACGCCCGAGGCCCCGATGGTGAACAGCAGGGCCGAAAGGTACAGGTAATTGGCCGGATTCACGACGCACCGCCCTGTGACAAACTCGGGCTCGCCTGACGGGAAGGGGTCTGCTCGCCGTCGGCGCCGCGGCTACGCAGGATCGGCGACACCGACAGCTCCGAATACGACCCGTCCGGCAGCAGCGCGGCCACGTCGACCGCGTTGTGGCGCGCGTACACGCCGGGGCTGGGCATCGGGGTCGGGTGCCCCCCGGGCTGGAATCGCTCCTGGGAAAGCTCCCGTTGCGTCTTGCGGCGCTCGAAACGCTCGCGGTGTGCCAGCACCATCGCCCCGATGGCCGCGGTGATGAGCAGCGCGCTGGTGAGTTCGAACGCCCACACGTACCGGGAGAAGATCAGCGCCGCAAGCCCTTCCACGTTGCCGTTGGCGTTGGCGGTGGTCAGCCCCGCGAAGCCCCGGGTCGCGCCGGCGCCGATGGCGGCGATCAGCAGCACGCCGAACCCGACCCCGGCCAGCGCCGCGGCGATGCGCTGTCCGTGCAGCGTCTCCTTCAGGGATTCCGCGGAGTCCACGCCGATCAGCATCAGCACGAACAGGAACAGCATCATCACCGCGCCGGTGTAGACCACGACTTGGACGACGCCCAGGAAGAGCGCGTCCTGGATCATGTAGAACACCGCGAGGATGATCATCGTCATCGCCAGGAACATCGCCGAGTACACCGCGTTGACCGCCAGCACCACCCCGATCGCGCCGATCAGCGCCAGCGCGCCCAGCACCCAGAACGCCACCGCTTCGCCGGTGGAGGTGCGGACGATGGTGTCGGAAGCCAGATCCGAAGCCAGATTGGAAGCCAGCAGTTGGACCGTTGACGGAGTCACCGGGAGTCTCCGGCCTGTTGGATCTCGCGCAGGCCGTCGGCCGTGACGTTGCCCTGGTAGTAGTCCTTGTCGGTGGCGCCGGGCGCCCGGGGGTGCGGCGGCGCGGTCATGTCTTGCAGCAGCGGCGCGAGCAGCCGGTCCTTTTCGTAGATCAGGTCGGCGCGGTTGTCGTCGGCCATCTCGTAGTCGTTGGTCATCGTCAGGGCCCGGGTGGGGCACGCCTCGATGCACAACCCGCAGCCGATGCAGCGCAGATAGTTGATCTGGTAGACCCGGCCGTAGCGTTCGCCGGGTGAGTACCGCAGCTCTTCGGTGTTGTCCGCGCCCTCGACGTAGATCGCGTCTGCCGGGCAGGCCCAGGCGCACAGCTCGCACCCGATGCACTTCTCCAGGCCGTCCGGGTAGCGGTTGAGCTGGTGGCGGCCGTGGTAGCGCGGCGCGACGGGGCCCGGCTTCTCCGGATACTCCTCGGTGACGTGCTTTTTGAACATCGATCCGAACGTCACGCCGAATCCGGCCACGGCGTCCAAGAACTTAGCCACGTGCTTTCTCCTTGCTCGCAGCCGCCAGGGACTTCATCGGCAGCGGCGGTGTCGGGAATACCGGTGCGGGCGGCTGTCCGGCCGGGAGTTGTTTGGCCTGCCGGCGGAGCTGGCGCTCCAGCGCGCGAATCCCGGGTGTGGCGAACGGTTTTCGCAGCAACAGCACCAGCGCCGTGGCGAACACGATGCTGCAGGCCACCAGCAACGGGGTCCAATGGGCATACCCCTGGTTCTGCAGCGTGCGGATCACCGCCGCGATCAACACCCAGACCAGCGAGGCCGGGATCAGCAGCTTCCAGCCCAGCCCCATGAACTGGTCGTAGCGCAGCCGGGGCAATGAGGCCCGCAGCCAGAAGTAGATGAACAGGAAGGTCCACATCTTGGCGGTGAACCACAGCACCGGCCACCACCCGGTGTTGGCCCCCGCCCACATGTTGATCGGCCACGGCGCATGCCACCCGCCGAAGAACAACGCGGTGGCCAGGGACGACACCGTCATCATGTTGACGTACTCGGCCAGCATGAACATCGCGAACTTCAGCGACGAGTACTCGGTGTGGAATCCCGCCACCAGCTCGCCCTCGGCCTCGGGCAGATCGAATGGCGCCCGGTTGGTTTCGCCGACCATCGAGATCAGGTAGATGACGAACGACGGCAGCAGCAGGAACACGTACCAGACGCGGTCCTGCGCCGCGACGATCTGCGACGTCGACATGGTGCCGGCGAAGAGGAACACCGCCGCGAACGACAACCCCATCGCCACCTCGTAGGAGATGACCTGCGCGGTGGAGCGCACGCCGCCCAGCAGCGGATAGGTGGACCCGGATGCCCAGCCGCCCAGCACGATGCCGTACACCCCGATCGCCGACAACCCGAGGATGAACAGCACCGCGACCGGGAGGTCGGTGAGCTGCAGCGGTGTGCGGTGGCCGAACACCGACACCACCGGCCCGAACGGGATGAAGGCGAAGGCGGTGAACGCGGGAATGGTGGAGATGACCGGCGCCGCGAAGTAGACGAACTTGTCGACGCCGCCCGGGGTGATGGTTTCCTTGAGCGCCAACTTGATTCCGTCGGCCAGGCTCTGCAGGGCGCCCCACGGGCCCGCCCGGTTGGGGCCGGGCCGAAGCTGCATCCAGCCGAGGATCTTGCGTTCGAGCAGGATCGCGACCAGCACGTTGAGCATGAGGAACACGAAGATGGCCAGCGCCTTGCCCAGCACCAGCCACCAGGGGTCGTGACCGAAGGCGGTCAGGGAGTTCGTCATGAGCCCACTCCGATTTTCACTGTGCTGCCCAGCGTTACGCCCAGCCGCCGGTGCACGGCCGAGCCCGGCGAGTTCAGCGGGAGCCACACCACCCGGTCGGGCATGTCGGTGACGACCAGCGGGAGGCTGATGGAGCCGCGCGGCGTGCTGACGGTGACCGCGTCGCCGTCGGCGGCGCCGATCTCGGCCGCCG contains:
- the nuoL gene encoding NADH-quinone oxidoreductase subunit L, with product MTHYTWLLVALPLVGAAILLFGGRRTDPWGHWLGCATALAAFGVGLSLLNELLGRGAEDRVIHQRLFTWIPVGQLQVDLGLQIDQLSVCFVLLITGVGSLIHIYSVAYMAEDPDRRRFFGYLNLFLASMLLLVVADNYVVLYVGWEGVGLASYLLIGFWYHKPTASTAAKKAFVMNRVGDAGLALGMFLMFSTFGTLSYAGVFAGAPAAGRGALTAMGLLLLLGACAKSAQVPLQAWLGDAMEGPTPVSALIHAATMVTAGVYLIVRSNPLYNLAPDAQTAVVAVGAVTLLLGAFIGCAKDDIKRALAASTMSQIGYMVLAAGLGPAGYAFAIMHLLTHGFFKAGLFLGSGAVIHAMHEEQDMRRYGGLRAALPITFATFGLGYLAIIGVPPFAGFFSKDAIVEAALGAGGIRGYVLGGAALLGAGVTAFYMTRVMLMTFFGQKRWAPGSHPHEAPGLMTWPMILLAFGSVFSGGLLAWRGTLQSWLEPVVGKHEEMTHAFPAWVSTALALGVVAIGIAVAYRLYATAEIPSVAPLSVSPVTTAARRDFYGDAFNEEVFMRPGAELTQALVDVDNAGVDGSVNALAALVGRTSNRLRGLQTGFARNYALSMLTGAVLVVALILAVKLW
- the nuoK gene encoding NADH-quinone oxidoreductase subunit NuoK, whose amino-acid sequence is MNPANYLYLSALLFTIGASGVLLRRNAIVMFMCVELMLNAVNLAFVTFARMHGHLDGQMIAFFTMVVAACEVVVGLAIIMTIFRARKSASVDDANLLKG
- a CDS encoding NADH-quinone oxidoreductase subunit J, which codes for MASDLASDTIVRTSTGEAVAFWVLGALALIGAIGVVLAVNAVYSAMFLAMTMIILAVFYMIQDALFLGVVQVVVYTGAVMMLFLFVLMLIGVDSAESLKETLHGQRIAAALAGVGFGVLLIAAIGAGATRGFAGLTTANANGNVEGLAALIFSRYVWAFELTSALLITAAIGAMVLAHRERFERRKTQRELSQERFQPGGHPTPMPSPGVYARHNAVDVAALLPDGSYSELSVSPILRSRGADGEQTPSRQASPSLSQGGAS
- the nuoI gene encoding NADH-quinone oxidoreductase subunit NuoI translates to MAKFLDAVAGFGVTFGSMFKKHVTEEYPEKPGPVAPRYHGRHQLNRYPDGLEKCIGCELCAWACPADAIYVEGADNTEELRYSPGERYGRVYQINYLRCIGCGLCIEACPTRALTMTNDYEMADDNRADLIYEKDRLLAPLLQDMTAPPHPRAPGATDKDYYQGNVTADGLREIQQAGDSR
- the nuoH gene encoding NADH-quinone oxidoreductase subunit NuoH is translated as MTAFGHDPWWLVLGKALAIFVFLMLNVLVAILLERKILGWMQLRPGPNRAGPWGALQSLADGIKLALKETITPGGVDKFVYFAAPVISTIPAFTAFAFIPFGPVVSVFGHRTPLQLTDLPVAVLFILGLSAIGVYGIVLGGWASGSTYPLLGGVRSTAQVISYEVAMGLSFAAVFLFAGTMSTSQIVAAQDRVWYVFLLLPSFVIYLISMVGETNRAPFDLPEAEGELVAGFHTEYSSLKFAMFMLAEYVNMMTVSSLATALFFGGWHAPWPINMWAGANTGWWPVLWFTAKMWTFLFIYFWLRASLPRLRYDQFMGLGWKLLIPASLVWVLIAAVIRTLQNQGYAHWTPLLVACSIVFATALVLLLRKPFATPGIRALERQLRRQAKQLPAGQPPAPVFPTPPLPMKSLAAASKEKARG